A part of Arachis hypogaea cultivar Tifrunner chromosome 12, arahy.Tifrunner.gnm2.J5K5, whole genome shotgun sequence genomic DNA contains:
- the LOC140176708 gene encoding toll/interleukin-1 receptor-like protein: protein MLLRVAYEYQTIQKIVELVNKSLARYDVFLSFRGMDTRFTFTGHLYNDLCKKGFKTFMDDDAMKYGEEISSSLAMAIKESRVAVIVFSENYAYSTWTLEELAIILDLTKVKNYHVYPIYYNVNPDNVWNQEGSFGEAMAKHEKRYPEKVQRWRKALSRVQEFDPILLKL from the coding sequence ATGCTTCTCAGGGTAGCATATGAATATCAAACTATACAAAAGATTGTGGAGTTGGTGAACAAATCCTTGGCCCGCTATGATGTATTCCTGAGTTTTCGGGGCATGGACACTCGGTTCACCTTCACAGGTCATCTCTATAACGATTTGTGCAAGAAAGGGTTCAAGACCTTCATGGATGATGATGCCATGAAGTATGGGGAAGAGATTTCAAGCTCTCTTGCGATGGCAATTAAAGAATCAAGAGTTGCAGTTATAGTATTCTCCGAAAACTATGCATATTCCACATGGACACTTGAAGAACTTGCTATTATCCTTGATTTAACAAAGGTGAAAAATTACCATGTTTACCCAATCTATTACAACGTTAACCCGGATAATGTATGGAATCAGGAAGGTAGTTTCGGCGAAGCAATGGCGAAGCATGAAAAAAGGTACCCTGAGAAGGTGCAGAGGTGGAGGAAAGCTTTGTCTCGAGtccaggagtttgatccaatccTTTTGAAGTTGTAA
- the LOC140177310 gene encoding toll/interleukin-1 receptor-like protein — translation MANVEADDGKFSNSVFLSMAEDDRRGLSFIRNIIDVLRRHGLDIFPSDNGRKWARDPEDFQRSRLEIIEKVKVAVVFLSERYPFSVARLDEVVKICDSMKSEKLVVCPIFCDVEPSDVRYQKNSYEKAIAKRLEKDSDERVKGWRLALRLISSLSGVIVRRNRPDYEYESMQMLIDWINEHCTFKYDVFISFCGEDQSCYSFTGFLYNALRQQRFNTFFRYDRLKSGDLKLPPTNYI, via the exons ATGGCGAATGTAGAAGCAGATGATGGCAAGTTCAGTAACAGCGTTTTCCTCAGTATGGCAGAGGATGACAGAAGGGGCCTCTCCTTTATACGCAATATCATTGATGTGCTGCGCCGGCATGGGCTGGACATCTTCCCCTCTGACAACGGCAGGAAATGGGCAAGAGACCCCGAAGATTTTCAACGCTCTCGCTTAGAAATCATTGAAAAAGTAAAGGTTGCAGTTGTTTTCCTCTCTGAGAGATATCCTTTCTCTGTGGCACGTCTCGATGAAGTTGTCAAGATTTGTGACTCTATGAAGTCCGAAAAGCTTGTGGTTTGCCCCATCTTTTGCGATGTCGAACCTTCGGACGTACGGTATCAGAAGAATAGTTACGAGAAAGCCATAGCTAAGAGACTGGAAAAGGACTCTGATGAGCGGGTGAAGGGTTGGAGGTTAGCTTTGCGTCTAATCTCCAGTCTCTCAGGAGTTATTGTCCGAAGAAACAG gcCCGACTACGAGTATGAATCGATGCAAATGCTTATTGACTGGATCAACGAGCATTGCACCTTCAAATACGATGTTTTTATCAGTTTCTGCGGGGAAGATCAGTCCTGTTACTCCTTCACAGGTTTTCTCTATAATGCTTTGCGCCAGCAGAGATTCAACACTTTCTTCAGGTATGACAGGTTGAAGAGCGGCGACCTTAAACTTCCACCCACCAATTACATCTAG